A region from the Acomys russatus chromosome 22, mAcoRus1.1, whole genome shotgun sequence genome encodes:
- the LOC127205710 gene encoding 40S ribosomal protein S17-like, whose protein sequence is MGRVCTKTVKKVARVIIEKYHRRLGNDLHTNKRMCEEIAIVPSKTRRNKIAGYAAHLMKRVQRGRRERERRDNYVPEVSALGQEITEVDPDTKEMLKLLDFGRLSNLQVTQPTVGMNFKTPRGAV, encoded by the coding sequence ATGGGCCGCGTTTGCACCAAGACCGTGAAGAAGGTGGCCCGGGTCATCATCGAGAAGTACCACAGGCGTCTGGGTAATGACCTCCACACCAACAAGCGCATGTGCGAGGAGATCGCTATCGTCCCCAGCAAGACACGCCGCAACAAGATAGCCGGCTATGCCGCACATCTGATGAAGCGGgttcagagaggaagaagagagagagagagaagagataattACGTTCCTGAGGTCTCAGCCCTAGGCCAGGAGATCACTGAGGTAGATCCTGACACCAAGGAGATGCTGAAGCTTCTGGACTTTGGCAGGCTCTCCAACCTGCAGGTCACTCAGCCTACAGTTGGGATGAATTTCAAAACACCACGTGGAGCCGTTTAA